A stretch of DNA from Desulfosarcina ovata subsp. ovata:
AAGAAATCCAGGTCGGCAGTGCCCTTGTCAATGGCCGCGCGACAGGCCGCGACAATCTCCGGAACAAAGGTTTCCAGGGCTGCCAGGGCCTTTGAGGCGGAGAACATGAACATGCCGCTGTTCCAGCAGTACGCCTTTGAATCCACATAGCCACGGGCGGTTTCCAGGTCCGGTTTCTCCACGAAGGCATCGATGGCCACCGCCGTTCCGGGATTATCATCCCTGGAAAGGGGTGGTCCCATTTTAATGTAGCCGTAACCGGTCTCGGGACTTCTGGGGACGATGCCGAAAGTGATCAACCGGCCGGACCGGGCATGGTCGTAACCGGTGGTCAGGGCCCTTTGAAAATGATCGGCCGACTGGATGTGGTGATCTGCCGGCAGCACCAGCAATACCGGGTCATCCCCGTTTCGCATGGCCCACAATGCGGCCACGGCCAGGGCCGGCGCCGTGTTGCGCCCCACCGGTTCGAGGATAATGGCGCTGGGATGAACATGGATCTGGCGCAACTGTTCCGCCACCATGAAACGGTACTCGTCGTTGCAGATCACCATGGGATCGATGGCCGCATCCAGCCCGTTCAGCCGCTGGAGGGTATTCTGCAGCATGGTCTGCCGGTCCACCAGATTGATCAGCTGCTTGGGATAAAGGGCCCGGGAAAGGGGCCAGAGCCGGGTGCCGCTGCCACCGGCGAGAATAACGGGAAGAATCGGATTCATTTGATCTCCTTGCGCAACAGATCCAGCGCCGCCATGGCGAAGATCTTCTTGTTCATCAACCGCTTGCCAAAGGAGAAGTTCAGCCGTCGGCTCCGGGCACCGTCCGGTCCGGCAAAGCCGACGCAGACCGTGCCCACCGGTTTCTCATCCGTTCCGCCGTCGGGCCCGGCAATACCGGAAGTGGCCAGGCCGTATGTGGCACCGGCCACCCGCCGGGCGCCCTCGGCCATCTCCCGGGCAGTCTGCTCGCTCACCGCGCCATAACGGTCGATGGTCTCAGGACTTACGCCCAGAACGTCAATCTTGGCCCGATTGCTGTAAGTCACCCCGGAAAAGAGAAAATAGTTTGAGCTGCCGGCCACGTTGGTCAGCCAGTCGGCGATCAGACCGCCCGTGCAGCTTTCCGCCACGGCCAGGGTGGCCTCTTTCTCGATCAGCAGGCGACCGACGGCGGCCTGCATGGATTCCCCATGCTCTGAAATCACCGCCGTCCCCAGGCGCACGGCAGCCCACCGGACGGCCTCGTCGAGCCGCTTTGCCAATTGGGTTGAATCGGGACCCCGACCGTATAGTTTGACCTGAATCTGGGGAAAATTGGAGCGCAGTCCGAGGGTCAATCCCGGAAACGCCTCCTCCACCCCGGCCATTATCTCACCGACCTGGGACTCGGGCAGACCGAAGGTGGTGATCGTCTCCACCCTGCTGTGCATGGCCGCGTCGCCCTGCAGGCGGATCAACTCGGGAATCACCTGCCCGTCCAGCATGCGCTTCATCTCGTAGGGCACGCCAGGCATGAAAAAAAACCGGCAGCGACCGATGGTCATTGCAAAACCCGGCGCCGTGCCCACGGGATTGTCCAGCACACTGCAGCCATCCGGCAATTGTGCCTGTTTGCGGTTGGATGGGGTCATGCGCCGGTGGAACGTCTTGAAAAAACTTTCCACCGTTTTCCAGGCGGTTTCGTTAAATTCCAGTTCCACACCGGCGGCCCGGGCCGCCGCCTCGGCCGAACGGTCGTCAACGGTCGGGCCGAGCCCGCCGGTCACCACGGCCACATCCGCCCGGCCACCGATCTCCACCAGGGCCGCGGTCAAATTTTCCAGATCGTCACCCACACTGGTATGACGCACCACCTCAACGCCATACGCCTCCAGGCGTTCGGCGATAAACGCCGAGTTGCTGTCCACCAGAGCACCGGAACGGATCTCGTCGCCGGTTGCCAGAATTTCCGCTTTCATGGCTTCACTCTCCCGCTGCAGTTCATGTTTCTTCAAAGGAATTGAATGGTTGACAATAACGGTTACAGCCGGCGGGTGTCAACGAAACAATCCGAAAACGAGGAGCGCCGATAACGCCATCAACCGAATTCCAATTCAAATGCGGCTTTCCTGCCTGTCGTCCGTCCACGCTTGCCACAACGATAGAGTCTGTGTTAGATCTGTGAGCCGATATAGCTATTCAAGATAATGTTTTTGGGCTGCGTTATCGGTCGTCGCAGGATTACCATACGGCTTCCTCCCTCCGGCCTTGCCAAAAACGTTTTCTTGAATACAATAGTGGCGGTTGGCAACAACGCCCACCGGCGCCTGAACACCCCCGTCCACTGTGGTAAATAGCCGCCCGTGGAGAATCTCTTGGCGCGTTCAAACCGAACGAACGGCAACATTGTCATCTCATCGATTGAGGAAAACGAATATGAACGATCCGGTTTACATCATCGGCCTCGATCTGGGGACCACCAACAGCATCGTGGCCTATACCGAAGCGGATGCCGACGATATTGAAAAAGCCCCCATCCGCGTCCTGGAAATTCCCCAACTGGTCGACTCCGGAGTGGTCGAATCGAGGCCGGCACTGCCCTCTTTTGTACTGGTGACCGATGGCATGGACACCGCTCCGGATGCCCTGGCCCTGCCGTGGAATCCGTCACCGCCCCAGGCCACCGGCGAATACGCCCGCCGGCGCGGGGAAGAAATTCCCCAGCGGCTGATCGCGTCGTCCAAGTCGTGGCTGTGCAATACCTTTGTCGACCGCAACGCCCCCATCCTGCCGTGGGACAACACCGCCGACAAAAGCGGCATCCCGGCGGAGAGCAAGCTCTCTCCGGTGGCGGCCTCGGCAGCGATTCTGCGGCACATCCGCGATGCCTGGAACCACCTGATGGCCGGTTCTGCCACCGATCCGGACGAACGGTTGCGCTTTGAAAACCAGAAAATCTACCTCACCGTGCCGGCTTCCTTCGACGCCGTGGCCCGGGAGCTTACCGTGGCCGCCGCCGATCTGGCCGGCCTGGCCAACATTACCCTGCTGGAGGAACCCCAGGCTGCCTTTTACGCCTGGCTGGCGGCCACCGAAGGCGGCTGGCGTGACGCGGTCACCGCCGGCGACCTGATTCTGGTATGCGACGTGGGCGGCGGCACCAGCGACTTCAGCCTGATCCAGGTCGGCGATGAAGATGGCGACCTGGTGCTGGAGCGGGTGGCCGTGGGCAACCACCTGCTGGTGGGCGGTGACAACATGGACTTGGCCCTGGCCTATGCCCTGGCGCGTCAGCTGGCCGAGTCCGGCACCCGTCTGGATTCATGGCAGATGAACGGCCTGTGGCACAGCTGCCGCCGGGCCAAGGAGCAAATCCTTTCCGATGCAGCCATTCAGTCGCAACCGGTCACAATCCTGGGTCGCGGCAGCAGCCTGATCGGGGGCACAATAAAAACCGAACTGACCCGCGAGACCATCGAATCGATCCTCAGGGACGGTTTTTTCCCGGCCTGCGGTCGTGAGGACCGGCCGGCAGCGGCCCAGCGCGCCGGCATCCGCGAGTTCGGGCTGGCCTTCGAGGCCGATCCGGGCATCACCCGCCATCTGGCTGCGTTTCTGGCCCGGCACCCCATCGACGGCCAACTGGCCGTCCCCACGGCCGTGTTGTTCAACGGCGGGGTGATGAAGGCCGGCCTGCTTCGCGAGCATATTCTCTCGGTGCTCGGCGGCTGGTCAGCGGAAGGATCGATCAACGCGCTGCCGACCCGCGATTTCGACCTGGCCGTGGCCCGGGGCGCCGCCTGCTACGGCCTGGCCCGGGAGGGCAAGGGCATCCGCATCCGCGGCGGTCTGGGTCGTTCCTACTATATCGGCATTGCCGCGTCCATGCCGGCGGTCCCCGGCATGCCGGCACCGACCAAGGCCCTGTGCGTGGCCCCTTTCGGCACTGAGGAAGGCACCACGACAGCCATTTCGGACCGTGAATTCGTGCTGCTGGTGGGCGAGTCGGCAACATTTGATTTCCTCGGATCGACCACGCGCACCGATGATCCCATCGGCACTGTGGTTGAAGACTGGACAGGCGAGATCGACCCCATCACCACCCTGGAAACCACTCTCGAGGGCGAGAACGGCCAGGCCATTCCCGTCACCCTGGAGCTTACCGTCACCGAAGTGGGCACCCTGGAGTTGTGGTGCGTCTCCACCGTTGACGAGCGCCGCTGGCGGCTGGAGTTCAACGTCCGCGAGCATTAAAAACCATCGTAATGTTGATTGTTTCCCATGCCATCCATGCCAAGTTCACCAGCTGAAGACGCCTGGGTCGACGGGCCGACGACCTCGGTCATCGGCATCGACCTGGGAACCACCAACTCGGCCATCGCCTACGTCAACCCGGACGCCGCAACCGATGCGCACACCCGCATCGGGATTTTCGACGTGCCCCAATTGACCGGGCTGGGGGAATTCAGCCGGATTCCGGTGCTGCCGTCGTTTCTCTACCTGCCCGGTCCCTATGACATTGACCCTGCATCCATCCGGCACCCGTGGCCGACCGCCGAGGACCGTTTTGCGGGTGCACTGGCCCGCGACCACGGCGCCCAGGTGCCTGCCCGGTTGGTCTCCTCGGCCAAAAGCTGGCTCTGCCACGGCAAGGTGGACCGCCATGGGCGGATTCTCCCCTGGGGCGCACCCCAGGAGGTGGCCAAGGTGTCGCCGGTGGAGGCCAGCGCCGCCTACCTGACCCATCTGCGCAATGCCTGGAACCACGCCTGGGGCGATGAGGAAGAACACTTCCTGGAAAATCAGCAGGTCATCCTGACGGTGCCGGCATCCTTTGACGAGGTGGCCCGCGAGCTGACCCTGGAAGCGGCGGGCATGGCGGGGTTAAAGGACGTCATCCTGCTGGAAGAGCCCCTGGCCGCCTTTTACAGCTGGCTCATGCGCCATGAAGACGACTGGCAGACGGTGGTTCAGCCCGGCGAACTGATCCTGATCTGTGACGTGGGCGGCGGCACCACCGACCTGACCCTGATCACCCTGAACGCCGTGGATGGCGGCAGCCCACGCTTCGAACGCATCGCCGTCGGCGACCACCTGATCCTGGGCGGCGACAACGTGGACCTGGCTCTGGCCCGAAAGGTGGAAGCGCACTGGCACGGATCGGCCGGCGGTTTGGATACGGACCGCTGGAAGGCCCTGTGCCACCAGTGCCGCCAGGCCAAGGAGCGCATTCTCTCCGGCCAGGCCGAGGGGCATCGGGTGACCCTGACCGGCACCGGCAGCCGCCTGATCGGCGGCACCCTGGCCGCCGACCTGGACCGGGAAGCGGTGGAAGCGATCGTTCTGGAAGGATTCTTCCCTTTGACCGATCCTGCCGAGGTGCCACCCAAAGCCCATCGTGCGGCCATCACCGAGTTCGGGCTGCCCTACGAATCAGAGCCGGCCATCACCCGTCACCTGCACCGGTTTCTCATGCAGCATGCAACGGACGTGGCCGAGGCCGTGGGCAAGCCGGTTCCCCTGCCCGATCGGGTTCTGTTCAACGGCGGCGCTCTCAAGCCCGAGATCATCCAGAATCGCATTGTCGACAATCTCGTGCACGCGTTCGGCGGCAACGGTGCCAAACGGCCATACATTTTGGAGAACCCCAACCACGACACGGCCGTGGCCCTGGGTGCCACCTATTACGGCCTGGTCAAGATCGGGCGCGGCGTCCGCGTGGGCAGCGGCAGCCCGCGCGCCTACTACCTGGGTGTCGGCCGAACGGAGCAAACGGCCGCACCGTCCAGTAAAGAGGCCATCTGCCTGATCGAACGGGGCCTTGAAGAGGGATCCCCCATCGATCTAAGCAAACGTACGTTCATGGTGCTGGCCAACCAGCCGGTTCAGTTCGAGCTGTTCAGCTCCAGCTATCGCAGCGGCGATGCCACCGGCAATGTGATCGGCGTGGACGATTCGCTGACGGCCCTGCCCCCCCTGCAGACCGTCATCCAGTATGGAAAAAAAGGGCTTAAGACAAAGATTCCGGTACGCATAGAAGGCCACTATACGGAACTGGGCACCCTCTCCCTCTGGTGCCGGTCGGAAACCAGCCAGCACCGCTGGCAACTGCAGTTCCAGCTGCGCGATACCGCTGGTGTGGCAGATGTCCGGGAACAGACGGTTCTGGACCAGGCCCTGGTGCAAGAGGCCCGGGAAGCGATCATTCACGCCTTCCAGAATTCCGCCCAGGAGCCGCTGAACGGGCTGGTCAAACGGATCTGCGGCATTGCCGACCTGCCCAGGGACGATTGGCCGCTATCCTTCATTCGGGAACTGAGCGACACGATCCTCTCCCAGACGGCCGCCCGATCCCGTTCGGCTGTCCACGAAGCCCGCTGGATGAACCTGCTCGGCTTCTGC
This window harbors:
- a CDS encoding Hsp70 family protein, with amino-acid sequence MNDPVYIIGLDLGTTNSIVAYTEADADDIEKAPIRVLEIPQLVDSGVVESRPALPSFVLVTDGMDTAPDALALPWNPSPPQATGEYARRRGEEIPQRLIASSKSWLCNTFVDRNAPILPWDNTADKSGIPAESKLSPVAASAAILRHIRDAWNHLMAGSATDPDERLRFENQKIYLTVPASFDAVARELTVAAADLAGLANITLLEEPQAAFYAWLAATEGGWRDAVTAGDLILVCDVGGGTSDFSLIQVGDEDGDLVLERVAVGNHLLVGGDNMDLALAYALARQLAESGTRLDSWQMNGLWHSCRRAKEQILSDAAIQSQPVTILGRGSSLIGGTIKTELTRETIESILRDGFFPACGREDRPAAAQRAGIREFGLAFEADPGITRHLAAFLARHPIDGQLAVPTAVLFNGGVMKAGLLREHILSVLGGWSAEGSINALPTRDFDLAVARGAACYGLAREGKGIRIRGGLGRSYYIGIAASMPAVPGMPAPTKALCVAPFGTEEGTTTAISDREFVLLVGESATFDFLGSTTRTDDPIGTVVEDWTGEIDPITTLETTLEGENGQAIPVTLELTVTEVGTLELWCVSTVDERRWRLEFNVREH
- a CDS encoding Hsp70 family protein — its product is MPSSPAEDAWVDGPTTSVIGIDLGTTNSAIAYVNPDAATDAHTRIGIFDVPQLTGLGEFSRIPVLPSFLYLPGPYDIDPASIRHPWPTAEDRFAGALARDHGAQVPARLVSSAKSWLCHGKVDRHGRILPWGAPQEVAKVSPVEASAAYLTHLRNAWNHAWGDEEEHFLENQQVILTVPASFDEVARELTLEAAGMAGLKDVILLEEPLAAFYSWLMRHEDDWQTVVQPGELILICDVGGGTTDLTLITLNAVDGGSPRFERIAVGDHLILGGDNVDLALARKVEAHWHGSAGGLDTDRWKALCHQCRQAKERILSGQAEGHRVTLTGTGSRLIGGTLAADLDREAVEAIVLEGFFPLTDPAEVPPKAHRAAITEFGLPYESEPAITRHLHRFLMQHATDVAEAVGKPVPLPDRVLFNGGALKPEIIQNRIVDNLVHAFGGNGAKRPYILENPNHDTAVALGATYYGLVKIGRGVRVGSGSPRAYYLGVGRTEQTAAPSSKEAICLIERGLEEGSPIDLSKRTFMVLANQPVQFELFSSSYRSGDATGNVIGVDDSLTALPPLQTVIQYGKKGLKTKIPVRIEGHYTELGTLSLWCRSETSQHRWQLQFQLRDTAGVADVREQTVLDQALVQEAREAIIHAFQNSAQEPLNGLVKRICGIADLPRDDWPLSFIRELSDTILSQTAARSRSAVHEARWMNLLGFCLRPGFGDAMDEQRVKQVWRLFNPGAVHPKQAQVKSEWWIMWRRIAGGLNPGQQRQLSQALGTLRQPGKNGKIKLPLQQQLELWMAVGNLERLYVKDKVKWGRILLSQMQTGAARHQLVWALSRLGARELLYGPVDRVIPAQTVSMWIDALLGKNWDASKMLVGALVRMARKTGDRTRDLGPDVIRRIIDWLPDGGDGNDARRFLEDVIPMEQQEEQAVFGESLPAGLLFHESQ
- a CDS encoding CinA family nicotinamide mononucleotide deamidase-related protein, yielding MKAEILATGDEIRSGALVDSNSAFIAERLEAYGVEVVRHTSVGDDLENLTAALVEIGGRADVAVVTGGLGPTVDDRSAEAAARAAGVELEFNETAWKTVESFFKTFHRRMTPSNRKQAQLPDGCSVLDNPVGTAPGFAMTIGRCRFFFMPGVPYEMKRMLDGQVIPELIRLQGDAAMHSRVETITTFGLPESQVGEIMAGVEEAFPGLTLGLRSNFPQIQVKLYGRGPDSTQLAKRLDEAVRWAAVRLGTAVISEHGESMQAAVGRLLIEKEATLAVAESCTGGLIADWLTNVAGSSNYFLFSGVTYSNRAKIDVLGVSPETIDRYGAVSEQTAREMAEGARRVAGATYGLATSGIAGPDGGTDEKPVGTVCVGFAGPDGARSRRLNFSFGKRLMNKKIFAMAALDLLRKEIK